In one Podarcis muralis chromosome 7, rPodMur119.hap1.1, whole genome shotgun sequence genomic region, the following are encoded:
- the LOC144328373 gene encoding gastrokine-1-like, with translation MDFLGRLSRGWIAICQGFWSCDSCIAEAVLVFLVSLTYSSASDVIAVKHQGNTDTSTHQAVKVNQQDQTANIHNYNGWNGWDAVWDYQKGLFAARLFRKRVCVVAAMDFELFPSLETLHSFKGQKLSESTLPPSDLTFLVGKTRVQNTVQFGSPIEQLCSGIPVYYASKEQGANLPLQSRGCANVGILRGLFNIYLCGNIPSC, from the exons atggacttccttggaaggttaagcagaggttggatagccatctgtcagggattctggagctgtgattcctgcattgccgag GCTGTCCTCGTATTTCTTGTCTCCCTGACTTATTCTTCAGCCAGTGAT GTTATTGCTGTAAAGCACCAAGGAAATACCGACACCAGCACCCACCAGGCGGTGAAGGTCAACCAGCAAGATCAAACGGCCAATATCCACAACTATAATGGGTGGAACGGATGGGATGCCGTCTGGGATTACCAAAAG GGCCTTTTTGCTGCAAGGCTGTTTCGGAAGAGGGTCTGTGTTGTAGCAGCAATGGATTTTGAGCTATTCCCAAGCCTGGAGACACTCCACAGTTTCAAAGGGCAGAAG CTGTCCGAGAGCACCCTTCCGCCAAGTGACTTAACATTCTTGGTTGGCAAGACCCGTGTCCAGAACACTGTTCAGTTTGGAAGCCCCATTGAGCAGCTCTGCAGTGGGATTCCTGTGTACTACGCCTCCAAGGAGCAAG GAGCCAACCTCCCCTTGCAGAGTCGAGGGTGTGCGAATGTCGGGATCCTACGTGGCTTATTCAACATCTATCTCTGCGGCAACATTCCGAGTTGCTAA